The nucleotide sequence GACGAAGGCGGCGGCTGGGCCGGACGCCTGCTGTGGCTGCTCGATGCGGTCGGCCACACGCGCTACAGCTACCTCGACGGCGGTATCCACGCCTGGCTGGCCGATGGCCTGCCCACCGAAGACACCCCGGCGACCGCACGCCCGAGCGACTATCAGCTGGGCGAGAAGAACCCGCGTACCGATGTGCCGTTCGAGGAAATGCTGGCCCGTTACAACGCCGACAACGTGGTGATCTGGGACGCCCGCTCGCGCGAGGAATTCGATGGCGTGCGCGCCTTCGCCCAGAAAGCCGGCCATATGCCCGGCGCCGTCCACTACGAGTGGACCGAGCCGATGGACAAAACGCGCAACCTGCGCCTGCGCGACCTGGATACCCTGCGCGACGAACTGGCCGCGCGCGGCATCACACCGGACAAGGAAATCATCACCCACTGCCAGACGCATCACCGTTCCAGCTTCAGCTGGCTGGTCGGCAAGATACTCGGCTTTGACAATATCCGCGGTTATGCCGGCTCCTGGTCGGAGTGGGGCAATCACCCGGACACCCCCGTGGAAAAGGACCTGAAATAATGCAGAGCTCGTTTGTCGACCGGTTGTTTGTCCTGTTGCAGTATCTGGTGCCACAACACCTGCTGTCGCGCCTGGTGGGCTGGTGTGCCCGCAGCGAAATCCCGTGGATCAAGACCACCTTCATCAATCAGTTCAGCAACCGTTTTGACATTGACCTCAGCGAAGCGGTGATCGAAGACCCGGACCAGTTCGCGAGCTTCAATGCGTTTTTCACCCGCGCCCTGAAAGACGGCGCACGCCCGATTGCGCCAGAAGCGGACGACATCGCCTGCCCTGCCGACGGCACCATCAGCCAGCTCGGCAAACTGCGTGGCAGTGACGTCTTGCAGGCCAAGGGCCAGTATTATTCCGTTTATGAACTGCTCGGCGGCGACAGCGCCCTGGCCAGCGAATTCAGCAACGGCCACTTCGCCACCGTGTACCTGTCACCGCGCGATTATCACCGCGTGCACATGCCGGTCACCGGCACCCTGCGCGAAATGATCTATGTGCCGGGCAAGCTGTTTTCGGTCAACGCTGTGACGACTCGCCAGGTGCCGCGCCTGTTTGCCCGCAACGAACGCGCCGTGTGCATCTTCGACACCGAACAGGGGCCGGTGGCCGTGATCCTGGTCGGCGCCATGATCGTCGCGGGTATCGAGACCGTCTTCGCCGGCCAGGTCACACCGCAGCCGACCGAGATCACCCGCACCCGCTATGACCGTGTCGAACCGGTCGTGATTGAAAAGGGCGCTGAACTGGGCCGCTTCATGCTGGGCTCGACCGTGGTGATGCTGTTTCCGGA is from Isoalcanivorax pacificus W11-5 and encodes:
- a CDS encoding sulfurtransferase — translated: MASDLPLLVSPQQLLPHLGDDGLLIVDLGKPVVYQQAHVPGAIHLDFKRLQRNTLPAPGLLPEDDGLAALLSDIGLTPDTHVVAYDDEGGGWAGRLLWLLDAVGHTRYSYLDGGIHAWLADGLPTEDTPATARPSDYQLGEKNPRTDVPFEEMLARYNADNVVIWDARSREEFDGVRAFAQKAGHMPGAVHYEWTEPMDKTRNLRLRDLDTLRDELAARGITPDKEIITHCQTHHRSSFSWLVGKILGFDNIRGYAGSWSEWGNHPDTPVEKDLK
- the asd gene encoding archaetidylserine decarboxylase (Phosphatidylserine decarboxylase is synthesized as a single chain precursor. Generation of the pyruvoyl active site from a Ser is coupled to cleavage of a Gly-Ser bond between the larger (beta) and smaller (alpha chains). It is an integral membrane protein.), producing MQSSFVDRLFVLLQYLVPQHLLSRLVGWCARSEIPWIKTTFINQFSNRFDIDLSEAVIEDPDQFASFNAFFTRALKDGARPIAPEADDIACPADGTISQLGKLRGSDVLQAKGQYYSVYELLGGDSALASEFSNGHFATVYLSPRDYHRVHMPVTGTLREMIYVPGKLFSVNAVTTRQVPRLFARNERAVCIFDTEQGPVAVILVGAMIVAGIETVFAGQVTPQPTEITRTRYDRVEPVVIEKGAELGRFMLGSTVVMLFPEGACDWEAGLGAESPVRMGQPLGKVRI